From Zea mays cultivar B73 chromosome 3, Zm-B73-REFERENCE-NAM-5.0, whole genome shotgun sequence:
CTGGTTCTGCGCAGGTCAAAATCTCGTCAAGTTGTGCCTTAAAAATGCATGGCTTTCTGTTGACAGGCTCAAGAAAATGCCAAATCTGACTTATCTGACGCTTGAGTTCATTAGACTGGATGATGAAGACCTCAACCAATTGAATGAATGTTTTCCTTGCCTTCACACCCTTAATCTTATAGGAGTCGGAGGGCTCAAGGACCCTAAGATCCACCTTCTTCAACTAAAGGCTTGCTGCTGGGAGGTATCAAATGTCCCACGGTCTTTGGTTGTCCATGCACCAGACTTGGTTTTTCTGGAGTTGAAATGTATCAGACCAGATACACTCATTTTGGACACTCCATCCTTGTCTACTCTAAAGCTCACCATTGATAAACTTGGTGCAACTGCCCGAGTTGATGGCCTTCTGCGTTTGTCGAATCTTCGCATAGAATCACTGGATTTTAGTTCCCTTTTTCCAGCATTCATGGACAATCAAGCTATCAGGACATTGGAGCTCGAGCTACCTGAGTCTTCAAGTCAATATGAACTTCTTGAAGCAGTTAACCCGGATTATCTTCTAAGACGGCTAGCCAGCTTTAGTGAAGTCAAGCTGGGCCCAAGATTTTCACGTGAACTGAAACTATGTCTTGCCCAATACAAAGATATCCAGTTTGGAAGTTGCCTGAAGAAGCTCCTAATTCATGTCCCACAATCAGGGAGTTGTTTCCATCTCATGCCCCTGTTTGAGATCTGTGCACCTTTGTGTGAGGTGACTGTGCTTTTCCACGCTGAATCAGCTGATGCTGTCCGTCGTCAAGATGCAATGTCGATTTGTATGCAGAACTTCCCAGAGATCAGATGGCAGTGGGGTACCTGGCAGTAGTAATACTGTCTATATATGCATATTCGTACTTGTAGGCATATTGGTTACATAACTGAAATTATCTGTGTGACTGATACTTGTAGTTTTGCTAACATAGCAGCCCCTTCTACACGATTGGGAGCTGGTTTTGTTTGATGACATACTGTGCACTAGCATTGTACGCTGCAAGTATGGTTGTCTCTGTTTAGTCCATTCTATATTACTATATTTCTTGTTGTCTAAATATTTTACTTGTTGAAAACTGTACCTGCATTATTTTGCTATTACCTGCTACTCTAGCTGTGACTTGTGACGTTCTTTTCCCGTGTACATGGAACAGCAAGGAGATTAATCGACCATTAATCAGGTGAGGTTAGCATTATACCAACCTAGCGAAGTTATGCATTTGAACTTGTATTCCTTCTCAAGATTGTACACTGTACTGTATACTCTGTATCAGCTGATGTGCACATGCCAAACCCTGTCTGCCAAATAATCCTCTCCGAAAACACAAACATGAGGTGCCGAATAAGATCTACAGTACATCTCAAGGGACGGTGCCTACCCATCTAATTTCCCATTTGGCAAGAAAAAAGGCTTCTGAATCTTGTCGAAGCAAATCGAGTTCCGGCCAATAAAGTGATCTCCCGCCAATTCGATCTCTCACGTCACGTGCAGAGGCACCAGGTGCACCGGCAGAAGCTAGGGCAGGAGCAACTGCAGCAGCCGCATCGCCACCACTGGCACCGGTACCACCAGGAGCAATCGAACCAGCAGCAGCCGCAGCAGCAGCACCCGGTGTCGCTgctccgccgctcctcctccGTCGTCATCTCCATGAAGGCCGACACGGGGGGCtcgagctgctgctgctgcggcggcggcgacggcggcggctgtTCGCACTCCTTCTCCAGCGGCTGGTACAGCGCGGTGTTGACGAGGTCCTTCTTCCTCGGCGACGTCTCCGCCAGTCTGCATGCAGGTGATTGCTTTATTGCACGGTCATTGCGCGGACAAAGACAAGATCAACAATGGACATCAcggtgcagtgcagtgcagtacATTGGGAAGGCGAAGGAGAAGTTGCTGGAGCTGCTTCCGGAGCCGCTCTCGTGGCTCCGGAACACGGCGGCTCTCTTGGCGTCGTTGCCGCACCCGGTGCTGGCGGCTGGCTCCGCGCTGCGCGGCGCCGCCGCGAACTCCTTGGACTCGGGCGCGTCCCCGGGCTCCGCCCCCTCCGCGAGGGACGGCAGCCTGGAGTCCGCCTCCGCCATGGCCTCGTCGTAGAAGAAGTCGAAGTGCGACCTGCTGCCGGGGTAGAGGTCGCTGGCGCCCTGGATGCTGAAGAGCGACTCGTTCGACGCCATGCTCCAGTCGGCCTGCGACACCGACGTCCTGTGCTGGAAGACGGACGCCGGGATCCTCCCCGGATCGTACCCGTTGTTGGACCCCGCCGCTCCGAGGCTGGTCGGCGAGACCGTCTGGACCTTCGGCGCCTCCGGCCGCGCCGCGCCGCGGCCGTCCGACGACGCGAACGAGTCGTCGACGGCCGGAGGCGGTGGATCCGGCCACGTCACCCAGTCGTCCGGCTTGGCCTCCGCGCTGTGCACGGCGGGAGCGGCCTGTACATCCTTCGTCATCGCGCCGTCCGCCGGCTTGGCCTCGGCGCTGTGTACGGCGGGAGCGGCTCGTTCGTCCTCCAGCGTCGCCGAGTGGGCCGTTTTGACCACCGCGCCGTGTTCGTCCTCGGGCAGCGCCGCTGCCAACGGGTTGATGAGCTCGACGACATCGATGTGGCACGGGATATCAGCCGACGACGCGgacgaggaggaggacgacgacgacgaggaggaggtcGACTTTCTGGCCGGCTCGAGTTCGGTGCCCTCTTCCTTTGGCTCGTCCGGCGCTGCCATCTCTTCCGACGGTGTTCCCGCCCTGGCATTGTCCCATAGCGCTGTGCTTGGTGGAGAGAAGAGCGGCGACCCGGGCTGGGGCTCCATGACCACGTCCTGCAGCAGCCATGGCATGCACGTTTCAGATAATCGTCCGTGTGTTTATTAATAATCTCCTGATCTTTAACAGCCATCATCCTcggataaataaaagaaaagaaacagCTCAAAGCAGGATCATGAGCGCGCCACAGGCAATCGAATCCGTTGCTCGCCTGAAGAACAGGAGGAGCCCCAACACGAGGGGAGGCGGGCCGGGGGACGGGGCTGCGACCTGCGACGAGAGGACGAGGGACCGGGGCTGCGCGCAGCCGCTGCACCTAAGGACGGCACCGCCGTTTTGGCGGTTGGTGCGACGCGAGGCCACGCTAGCTATTTTTGGTTGACTCGTGTGGTGTCGCTGCGAATCATTACGGCGCGACGAGGCCGGGGAAGCCACCAAATCCAAACGGAACGCATCCGCATCCTGGCCCTCGCCAAATCGAGGATGTCTCTGCCAGCTCGCAGCTGCCCGAGACGCagagaaccgccgccgccgctggcgtCCAGGTTGATTGATGGCACGGACGCTGATGCCGGCTTGGGTGCTTGCCGCGCGCGCCAATGGACAATGGTGTCGTCCGCCTAATTATCACCAAAGTACTTTGCAATACTTAGTCTATTACTATTTCGAGTTGATATATTGTCATATTCTATAGAAATATGTATATGTGATTCCTCAGTATATTCTACCGAAATAAAATGCTTATGATTATCGCTGGTTCGTCATTAGACgtatcatgtgtagctttcatAGGAAATTGACTCTATAATAATACCATTCAACATATCcggtactccagagtttataattaagaacTTATATCCAATGTTGTGAaaagcatacccaaggaaaacacaatcgACAGTTTTCGGTTCTAATTTGTGCTTCTTGTTAATtgacacattcactttagccaaacaaccctaAGTGTGCAAATAAGAGATATTAAATTTCTTCTTTTTCCATTTCTCGAAtggtgtgatttgtttgttctttatgGGAACTTTATTCGGGACATGACATAAATCAGAATGTATTAAGTCTATTAGTGCCAAATTACTCGCCTCCTGAGCCTTATGAAGCTTGCGgggttgcttagattgcacgcacacTTGGCACTTATAACatttgactaaatcaaatttcgggattaaatttaaattttCTAATCATGAAATACAACTAAAATTGATTtgacaaagtcgtgaatgccaaatatacgactcATTTGAAATCACATTGTTTATAgagttattacacacatcattgcaaagataagcggaacaagcctccactgtcatagccttttccaacaaatgTCTTGTACTTTGACAATATACGTTTATTAGATTCGAAAACAAGTTTATAGCCATCTCGACATAACAATAAGCCACTAACAAGATTCTTTTTAATAGAGGTGACATACTGCACGTTCTTTAATAGCACctatttcccgaagtaaacttcagaatgactgtaccaacaccaagaacacgtgCATGTGATCTGTTCCCCATTAGCAAGGCTCCAAtccctttgcactgataagaagagaacaaaaaAATATCAGCACACATGaatattagcaccagtatcatcCCACCACTCATGggattgacacactgaaagaacagtaggtaaaagattaccataccctGATGTTCCTTCTGCAGTCTAGCTAACAACCATGTTTATTGTTTTCTTCTCTTGAAATGGTTTTTTCTCTTGTTTAAATTTACAGcatttttattattatgtgacgcatttgagctcttcttttgtaccatattgcactagaagtctcaactccttttccacgagtgtcttttgctctcgccATCTCTCAACATAAAGAGAACCAATAAGCTTAGCCATGCTAAactattgtctcttatgttttagagtggtagcaaaatCCGTCCAAGAAGGTGTCAGCTTAGCGATAATACCGTTGGCCACGAACATGTCAGGTAAGACACATGAGAATTGTTTGAGTTCCTTAGccagtgcctgtatttcatgagcatGTTCAACTACAGGACGATTTTCCACCATCTTATAGTCAAACAACTGCTCACTACCGGCATCAGAAACACCGAACTTCTCATCTAATGTATCTcataactcttttgcagatgtgcacgttagataagaatcaacatacttcTTGGCAAGAGTGTCAATCACGGTgcctcgaaacaggttatcgacaacgtcgaacattctctcctcttcAGGATTGAATTGTTCGGGTTTCCCCTGTGCggcgtgatagcagttcattgcagtcaaccacagtatcatcttactaggacatctcttgtaaaacgtcccatcaaaagattcacttggttttaacgcagcagcaaaaccactaacagaaaaatgcctaatatcagTTTTTGGTTTGTTAGAAAATTAGGCATTGtcggttttaatttaatccagaaaaccaGTGTAATGTATGTGATTAGGGTTGAAAACGGACAGGTAAAATCCTGTACCGACTCGTATCGTTTTCTATATTTGACCTGACCATTTCCGTGTTTATGGAAAAAAATGGAAACGGGAC
This genomic window contains:
- the LOC100501160 gene encoding uncharacterized protein isoform X1, which produces MPWLLQDVVMEPQPGSPLFSPPSTALWDNARAGTPSEEMAAPDEPKEEGTELEPARKSTSSSSSSSSSSSASSADIPCHIDVVELINPLAAALPEDEHGAVVKTAHSATLEDERAAPAVHSAEAKPADGAMTKDVQAAPAVHSAEAKPDDWVTWPDPPPPAVDDSFASSDGRGAARPEAPKVQTVSPTSLGAAGSNNGYDPGRIPASVFQHRTSVSQADWSMASNESLFSIQGASDLYPGSRSHFDFFYDEAMAEADSRLPSLAEGAEPGDAPESKEFAAAPRSAEPAASTGCGNDAKRAAVFRSHESGSGSSSSNFSFAFPILAETSPRKKDLVNTALYQPLEKECEQPPPSPPPQQQQLEPPVSAFMEMTTEEERRSSDTGCCCCGCCWFDCSWWYRCQWWRCGCCSCSCPSFCRCTWCLCT
- the LOC100501160 gene encoding uncharacterized protein isoform X2 — protein: MEPQPGSPLFSPPSTALWDNARAGTPSEEMAAPDEPKEEGTELEPARKSTSSSSSSSSSSSASSADIPCHIDVVELINPLAAALPEDEHGAVVKTAHSATLEDERAAPAVHSAEAKPADGAMTKDVQAAPAVHSAEAKPDDWVTWPDPPPPAVDDSFASSDGRGAARPEAPKVQTVSPTSLGAAGSNNGYDPGRIPASVFQHRTSVSQADWSMASNESLFSIQGASDLYPGSRSHFDFFYDEAMAEADSRLPSLAEGAEPGDAPESKEFAAAPRSAEPAASTGCGNDAKRAAVFRSHESGSGSSSSNFSFAFPILAETSPRKKDLVNTALYQPLEKECEQPPPSPPPQQQQLEPPVSAFMEMTTEEERRSSDTGCCCCGCCWFDCSWWYRCQWWRCGCCSCSCPSFCRCTWCLCT
- the LOC100501160 gene encoding uncharacterized protein LOC100501160; amino-acid sequence: MEPQPGSPLFSPPSTALWDNARAGTPSEEMAAPDEPKEEGTELEPARKSTSSSSSSSSSSSASSADIPCHIDVVELINPLAAALPEDEHGAVVKTAHSATLEDERAAPAVHSAEAKPADGAMTKDVQAAPAVHSAEAKPDDWVTWPDPPPPAVDDSFASSDGRGAARPEAPKVQTVSPTSLGAAGSNNGYDPGRIPASVFQHRTSVSQADWSMASNESLFSIQGASDLYPGSRSHFDFFYDEAMAEADSRLPSLAEGAEPGDAPESKEFAAAPRSAEPAASTGCGNDAKRAAVFRSHESGSGSSSSNFSFAFPINHLHADWRRRRRGRRTSSTPRCTSRWRRSANSRRRRRRRSSSSSSPPCRPSWR
- the LOC100501160 gene encoding uncharacterized protein isoform X3 translates to MPWLLQDVVMEPQPGSPLFSPPSTALWDNARAGTPSEEMAAPDEPKEEGTELEPARKSTSSSSSSSSSSSASSADIPCHIDVVELINPLAAALPEDEHGAVVKTAHSATLEDERAAPAVHSAEAKPADGAMTKDVQAAPAVHSAEAKPDDWVTWPDPPPPAVDDSFASSDGRGAARPEAPKVQTVSPTSLGAAGSNNGYDPGRIPASVFQHRTSVSQADWSMASNESLFSIQGASDLYPGSRSHFDFFYDEAMAEADSRLPSLAEGAEPGDAPESKEFAAAPRSAEPAASTGCGNDAKRAAVFRSHESGSGSSSSNFSFAFPINHLHADWRRRRRGRRTSSTPRCTSRWRRSANSRRRRRRRSSSSSSPPCRPSWR
- the LOC100276016 gene encoding F-box/LRR-repeat protein At4g29420; this encodes MSASGDPLDVLPAAVLADVLGRVADAGDIAACRLASRTLLAASYICPRVRLCAADRARRRREGGGGSPAFRATTANLASLLGPHLRSLSLDTAGGQGSPDDAMWVEEGEFDEADGLHLTCGEAVAAWATTSAGTVLRELDIADYWPQACWRKAEALPLISHYCQNLVKLCLKNAWLSVDRLKKMPNLTYLTLEFIRLDDEDLNQLNECFPCLHTLNLIGVGGLKDPKIHLLQLKACCWEVSNVPRSLVVHAPDLVFLELKCIRPDTLILDTPSLSTLKLTIDKLGATARVDGLLRLSNLRIESLDFSSLFPAFMDNQAIRTLELELPESSSQYELLEAVNPDYLLRRLASFSEVKLGPRFSRELKLCLAQYKDIQFGSCLKKLLIHVPQSGSCFHLMPLFEICAPLCEVTVLFHAESADAVRRQDAMSICMQNFPEIRWQWGTWQ